The following coding sequences lie in one Cinclus cinclus chromosome 15, bCinCin1.1, whole genome shotgun sequence genomic window:
- the TMLHE gene encoding trimethyllysine dioxygenase, mitochondrial isoform X1 has translation MWCQRLARLLQGCHGSSGHRWPWLPQAPRPILAAPARCHPTAPVSPHCAWQLHQDHLELRYGSTVMRLDFVWLRDHCRSASCYNAKTNQRSLDTASVDLAIQPRAVRVDESTLFLTCLISGGSRVQRAHLQTGDKGPDGHVTRYGLEWLAKNSYEGQKQQVMHPRILWNAEIYQQAQVPSIDCRRFLETDEGLKEFLQNFLLYGIAFVENVTPTKEDTEILAKRISIIRETIYGRMWYFTSDFSRGDTAYTKLALDRHTDTTYFQEPCGIQVFHCLKHEGTGGRTLLVDGFHAAEQVRLQAPEHFELLARVPLKHEYVENVGDCHNHMIGVGPVLNVYPWNNELYLIRYNNYDRAVINTVPHAVVRRWYHAHRALTAELRRPQNELWVKLKPGKALFVDNWRVLHGREAFTGYRQLCGCYLTRDDVLNTARLLGLQA, from the exons ATGTGGTGCCAGAGGCTGGCACGGCTGCTCCAGGGGTGCCATGGGAGCTCTGGACATCGCTGGCCATGGCTGCCCCAGGCCCCCAGGCCCatcctggctgctccagctcGCTGCCACCCCACggccccagtgtccccccactGTGCCTGGCAGCTGCACCAGGACCATCTCG agctgaggtACGGGAGCACCGTGATGCGCCTGGATTTCGTGTGGCTGCGGGACCACTGCCGCTCTGCCTCCTGCTACAACGCCAAGACCAACCAGCGCAGCCTGGACACGGCCAGCGTGGACCTGGCCATCCAGCCCcgggctgtgagggtggatgAGAGCACGCTCTTCCTCACCT GTCTTATTTCAGGTGGCAGCAGGGTGCAAAGAGCCCATCTGCAGACAGGTGACAAGG GGCCGGATGGACACGTGACACGCTACGGGCTGGAGTGGCTGGCAAAGAACAGCTACgaggggcagaagcagcaggTCATGCACCCCCGGATCCTCTGGAATGCTGAGATCTACCAGCAAGCCCAGGTGCCCTCCATCGACTGCCGGCGCTTCCTGGAGACAGACGAGGGCCTGAAGGAATTCCTGCAGAACTTCTTGTTGTATGGGATTGCTTTTGTGGAGAACGTCACTCCCACCAAAGAGGACACAGAAATCTTGGCAAAGAGGATCAGCATAATCAG GGAGACCATTTATGGCAGGATGTGGTACTTCACCTCTGACTTCTCCCGGGGAGACACAGCCTACACCAAGCTGGCCCTGGACAGGCACACAGACACCACCTACTTCCAGGAGCCCTGTGG CATCCAGGTGTTCCACTGCCTGAAGCACGAGGGCACGGGCGGGCGCACGCTGCTGGTGGACGGGTTCCATGCAGCTGAGCAGGTGAGGCTGCAGGCCCCAGAGCACTTCGAGCTGCTGGCCAGGGTGCCCCTCAAACACGAGTACGTGGAGAACGTTGGCGACTGCCACAACCACATGATCGGAGTGGGGCCCGTGCTCAATGTCTACCCCTGGAACAACGAGCTTTACCTCATCAG GTACAACAACTACGACCGTGCAGTGATTAACACCGTGCCGCACGCCGTGGTGCGCCGCTGGTACCATGCCCACCGCGCCCTCACCGCCGAGCTGCGCCGGCCCCAAAACGAGCTCTGGGTCAAGCTGAAGCCAGGCAAG